A single window of Methanothermobacter marburgensis str. Marburg DNA harbors:
- a CDS encoding methanogenesis marker 17 protein produces the protein MGINVECYDPRGAEVYEIIARQVLQDLQLARAVDDLRIWVDPREPVFIIAVKTQRTSEPIYLEDMVEMEVDKATGAVHLRIRDETYLPQLLERLWETQGRGGVRQPSRFEVVVEDPISDISGMTVRDPSMNLEKRVYDAIFRIIPEGFRVIRDLSEDNIIALG, from the coding sequence ATGGGGATAAATGTTGAGTGCTACGACCCCCGGGGTGCAGAGGTCTATGAGATAATAGCCCGCCAGGTTCTTCAGGATCTCCAGCTTGCAAGGGCAGTTGATGACCTGAGAATATGGGTTGATCCTCGAGAGCCGGTCTTCATCATAGCGGTTAAGACACAGAGGACCTCTGAGCCGATTTACCTTGAGGACATGGTGGAGATGGAGGTTGATAAGGCCACCGGAGCAGTCCACCTGAGGATAAGGGATGAGACGTACCTTCCACAGCTACTTGAAAGGCTCTGGGAGACACAGGGGCGTGGCGGGGTACGGCAGCCATCCCGATTTGAGGTGGTGGTGGAGGACCCCATCTCGGATATCAGCGGAATGACGGTCCGCGACCCCTCAATGAACCTCGAGAAGAGGGTGTACGATGCAATATTCCGTATAATACCCGAGGGATTCCGGGTTATAAGGGACCTTTCAGAGGATAACATAATAGCCCTTGGATGA
- the mtnA gene encoding S-methyl-5-thioribose-1-phosphate isomerase: MKTLEWKDNRLILIDQRKLPDSLEYFQCENYRDVIYAIKNMVVRGAPAIGVTAAFGVALADLAGEDTERAAEEIRSSRPTAVNLFWAVDRVMKSGSPLDEALKIYREDMETNRAIGAHGASIIHDGDTILTHCNAGALACVDYGTALGVVRAARDQGKNITVICDETRPVGQGARLSVWEMQQEGIPVKLIADVAAGYLMQRGMIDKVIIGADRVAEGGVANKIGSLMVALSAKRFNVPFYVAAPLSTFDRENSIYDVEIEERSPEEVLYYGGCRIAPENTEVINPAFDIVPSDLIDGIITEEGIVDPL; this comes from the coding sequence ATGAAGACACTGGAATGGAAGGACAACCGACTCATTCTTATAGATCAGAGAAAACTTCCCGATTCACTGGAGTACTTTCAGTGTGAAAACTACCGGGACGTCATATACGCAATAAAAAACATGGTTGTAAGGGGCGCACCGGCCATTGGGGTAACAGCAGCGTTTGGAGTTGCCCTGGCAGACCTTGCAGGCGAGGACACTGAAAGGGCTGCAGAGGAGATAAGGTCGTCAAGGCCAACCGCAGTGAACCTTTTCTGGGCAGTGGACCGTGTAATGAAATCCGGGTCCCCACTTGACGAGGCCCTGAAGATCTACAGGGAGGATATGGAGACCAACAGGGCCATAGGGGCTCATGGGGCCAGCATAATCCATGATGGAGATACAATCTTAACCCACTGCAATGCAGGCGCCCTTGCCTGTGTTGACTACGGCACGGCCCTGGGTGTTGTGAGGGCCGCCAGGGATCAGGGAAAGAATATAACGGTTATATGTGATGAGACAAGGCCCGTGGGACAGGGCGCCCGTTTGAGTGTCTGGGAGATGCAGCAGGAGGGCATACCTGTTAAACTGATAGCGGACGTTGCAGCAGGGTACCTCATGCAGAGGGGAATGATAGATAAGGTTATAATAGGCGCTGACCGTGTGGCAGAGGGCGGTGTGGCAAACAAGATAGGGTCACTCATGGTTGCACTCTCAGCAAAACGGTTCAATGTACCCTTTTACGTTGCAGCACCACTCAGCACCTTTGACAGGGAAAATTCAATTTATGATGTTGAGATCGAGGAAAGAAGCCCTGAAGAGGTCCTATATTATGGCGGCTGCAGGATAGCCCCGGAAAATACCGAGGTCATCAACCCTGCATTTGACATAGTACCCTCTGATCTTATAGACGGCATCATAACAGAGGAGGGTATAGTTGATCCATTGTGA
- the nifB gene encoding FeMo cofactor biosynthesis protein NifB — protein sequence MPDQRQTRFAHITKGQPCFNEKLHDRVGRIHLPIAPRCNIHCKFCTRDISECENRPGVTARIMTAEDAVKHVEKVKSEMPISVIGVAGPGDALANEETFEFFKKASKKFPDLLKCLSTNGLLLPDKADELAEIGVNTVTVTVNAIDPDIGEKIYSFVIYKDKVYHGREAFEVLSRNQLEGIEKLAEKGIIVKVNSVLIPGLNDEHIVDIAREVKKRGASLMNVIPLIPMGEMEDYPRPTCEEIERVRNEVEKIIPVFRACTQCRADAYGIPGKKGADKHLDMTPASHY from the coding sequence ATGCCCGATCAGAGACAGACACGCTTTGCCCACATAACAAAGGGTCAGCCCTGCTTCAATGAGAAACTGCATGACAGGGTTGGAAGGATCCATCTGCCCATCGCACCCCGCTGCAATATCCACTGCAAGTTCTGCACAAGGGATATCAGTGAATGCGAAAACCGGCCAGGGGTCACTGCAAGGATCATGACAGCTGAGGATGCAGTAAAGCACGTTGAGAAGGTTAAGAGCGAGATGCCCATAAGTGTAATAGGGGTCGCAGGACCCGGCGATGCCCTTGCAAATGAGGAGACCTTCGAGTTCTTCAAAAAGGCCAGCAAGAAGTTCCCGGATCTCCTTAAATGCCTCAGCACCAACGGTCTGCTCCTTCCAGATAAGGCTGATGAACTGGCAGAGATTGGTGTTAACACAGTCACAGTAACCGTGAACGCCATTGACCCTGACATAGGTGAGAAGATATACTCCTTTGTTATCTACAAGGATAAGGTCTACCATGGAAGGGAGGCCTTCGAGGTTCTCTCAAGGAACCAGCTTGAGGGTATAGAGAAACTTGCAGAGAAGGGTATCATTGTTAAGGTCAACAGTGTACTCATACCTGGCCTCAACGATGAACACATAGTCGACATTGCAAGGGAGGTTAAAAAGAGGGGAGCCTCCCTCATGAACGTTATACCACTCATACCGATGGGTGAGATGGAGGACTACCCACGGCCAACCTGTGAGGAGATCGAGAGGGTCAGGAATGAGGTTGAAAAGATAATACCCGTATTCAGGGCATGCACACAGTGCAGGGCAGACGCCTACGGCATCCCAGGGAAAAAGGGTGCCGACAAGCACCTTGACATGACACCAGCGAGCCACTACTGA
- a CDS encoding methanogenesis marker 15 protein, with protein sequence MVKIAQISCGTDYSGVQKEIEKAARTFGAEIVIPEADLDYIDEAYEKFGFNCASSSLKLMIARAMSIVEGKTDADAVFIATCFRCAEGALVRNEIRRFIQQNTRLPVVTYSFTERTKADELFIRMEALSTIVARKSILAREKQEGLTLGIDSGSTTTKVVLMEDNEVIGTGWLPTTDVLGSAEKGIEEALAGTGYTIKDLDGIGVTGYGRLTIGKHYGADLIQEELSVNSKGAVFLADHQKGEATVLDIGGMDNKVITVNDGIPDNFTMGGICAGASWRFLDITARRLGVEIDELGSLAMKADYEKAMLNSYCIVFGIHDLVTALAAGVSREDAAAAACHSVAEQVYEQQLQEIDVREPLIQVGGTSLIEGLVKAVSDILGGIDVIVPPYSQHIGAVGAALLVSGMKDISEG encoded by the coding sequence ATGGTTAAAATAGCCCAGATTTCATGCGGAACCGACTACAGCGGTGTTCAGAAGGAAATTGAAAAGGCAGCGAGGACTTTCGGGGCCGAAATAGTGATCCCCGAGGCCGACCTTGACTACATAGACGAGGCCTATGAAAAATTTGGGTTCAACTGTGCCAGTTCAAGCCTGAAACTCATGATAGCAAGGGCAATGTCAATCGTTGAGGGCAAAACAGATGCCGACGCGGTTTTCATAGCAACCTGCTTCAGGTGTGCAGAGGGAGCCCTTGTAAGGAATGAGATAAGGAGGTTCATACAGCAGAACACAAGGCTTCCGGTTGTAACCTACTCATTCACAGAGAGAACAAAGGCCGATGAGCTCTTCATACGTATGGAGGCGCTCTCAACAATAGTGGCAAGGAAGAGCATACTTGCAAGGGAGAAACAGGAGGGCCTCACCCTTGGAATAGATTCAGGTTCAACAACCACCAAGGTAGTGCTGATGGAGGATAACGAGGTCATAGGAACAGGATGGCTTCCCACAACAGATGTCCTTGGCTCCGCAGAGAAGGGTATAGAGGAGGCCCTCGCAGGTACAGGTTACACGATTAAGGACCTTGATGGGATAGGAGTCACAGGTTACGGCAGGTTAACCATAGGGAAACATTACGGGGCCGACCTCATACAGGAGGAGCTCAGCGTGAACTCCAAGGGTGCAGTGTTTCTGGCAGACCACCAGAAGGGGGAGGCAACGGTCCTGGATATAGGGGGTATGGACAACAAGGTCATAACCGTCAACGATGGAATACCCGACAACTTCACCATGGGGGGTATCTGCGCCGGTGCATCATGGCGTTTCCTGGACATAACAGCCAGGAGGCTTGGAGTGGAGATAGATGAACTTGGAAGCCTGGCAATGAAGGCCGATTACGAGAAGGCGATGCTCAACAGTTACTGCATAGTCTTTGGTATACACGACCTTGTAACCGCACTTGCAGCGGGAGTTTCAAGGGAGGATGCAGCAGCCGCGGCATGCCACTCGGTGGCCGAACAGGTATATGAGCAGCAGCTCCAGGAGATAGATGTGAGGGAACCCCTCATACAGGTGGGTGGAACATCCCTTATAGAGGGCCTTGTTAAGGCGGTAAGTGATATTCTGGGAGGTATCGATGTCATCGTACCCCCGTATTCACAGCACATAGGCGCAGTTGGAGCGGCCCTCCTTGTTTCTGGAATGAAAGACATCAGTGAGGGTTAA
- a CDS encoding DUF2111 domain-containing protein yields the protein MKITSSSTGEELKELGMCIHELVSRLPLTIRSREAKGLRIEDGKVIDDSYTGPVLEKVLESGEIARETPERGPYKGIPVVVVPLKEKGEVLCAVGIVDATKGLFTDMVEIARRPQEGDRGEFY from the coding sequence ATGAAAATAACTTCATCATCCACTGGAGAGGAACTCAAGGAACTTGGAATGTGTATACATGAACTTGTAAGTCGTCTTCCCCTCACAATAAGGAGCCGGGAAGCAAAGGGTCTTCGAATAGAGGACGGCAAGGTGATCGATGACAGCTACACAGGACCCGTACTTGAAAAGGTCCTTGAATCAGGTGAGATAGCAAGGGAGACACCTGAGAGGGGACCCTACAAGGGGATACCCGTGGTCGTGGTACCCCTGAAGGAGAAGGGTGAGGTTCTCTGTGCGGTGGGAATCGTTGATGCCACAAAGGGCCTCTTCACAGACATGGTTGAAATAGCCAGAAGACCCCAGGAGGGAGACAGGGGGGAATTCTATTGA
- a CDS encoding methanogenesis marker 5 protein produces MKIAIFPPNSLILADLVERRGHEPLVIQKEIRQKVTDPEIDSPPFNITEEDPIRGLKYAAIEVPSGVRGRMAILGPLIEDADAAIIMEEAPFGFGCIGCARTNELCVFQLRKKGIPTLELKYPTTREETIDVVNRINKFLDELEAQNG; encoded by the coding sequence TTGAAGATAGCGATATTTCCACCAAATTCACTTATACTTGCAGATCTTGTTGAAAGAAGGGGACATGAGCCCCTTGTAATCCAGAAAGAAATCAGACAGAAGGTCACAGACCCTGAAATTGATTCACCACCCTTCAACATAACCGAGGAGGACCCGATAAGGGGCCTGAAGTATGCGGCAATAGAGGTTCCCTCAGGTGTGAGGGGGAGAATGGCAATCCTTGGGCCCCTCATAGAGGATGCGGATGCCGCCATAATAATGGAGGAAGCCCCCTTTGGTTTTGGATGCATAGGATGCGCAAGGACCAATGAACTCTGCGTATTCCAGCTCAGAAAGAAGGGCATACCCACACTTGAACTGAAATATCCCACAACAAGGGAAGAGACAATAGATGTGGTTAACAGGATAAACAAATTCCTGGACGAACTGGAGGCTCAAAATGGTTAA